Proteins encoded in a region of the Veillonella parvula genome:
- the murB gene encoding UDP-N-acetylmuramate dehydrogenase, whose amino-acid sequence MANNNHNIKVLQTTLLEKLPSTRVREQELLCHHTTFKIGGPADLFIEPTTMAELSFTLRTIHELDVPVTIIGCGSNILVKDGGIRGAVVSVRHMTQIMDCNENTLCIGSGYMLKDASEFAWENSLSGLEFAIGIPGTLGGAVFMNAGAYDGEMSHVVTAVRAVDFQGNIKEYDASHLDFAYRHSVFHDNHEVIGEVIMTLKPGDKNIIKARMDELTEKRESKQPLEYASAGSTFKRPPGYFAGTLIEQTGLKGLSVGDAQVSHKHAGFVINTGSASAKDVLDLIAEVQRRVYDRHGVHLEPEVRMIGED is encoded by the coding sequence ATGGCGAACAACAACCACAACATTAAGGTATTACAAACCACTTTATTAGAAAAATTACCAAGTACACGTGTACGCGAGCAGGAGCTCCTTTGTCATCATACGACATTTAAAATTGGAGGACCTGCGGATTTATTTATTGAACCTACTACGATGGCAGAACTTAGTTTTACGCTTCGTACCATTCACGAATTAGATGTGCCTGTAACTATTATTGGTTGTGGATCTAATATTTTGGTGAAAGACGGAGGTATCCGCGGTGCTGTTGTATCGGTTCGACATATGACTCAAATTATGGACTGTAACGAAAACACATTGTGCATTGGTTCCGGGTATATGTTAAAAGATGCTTCTGAATTTGCTTGGGAGAATAGTTTATCTGGTCTTGAATTTGCTATTGGTATTCCAGGCACACTTGGTGGTGCCGTATTTATGAATGCAGGTGCTTATGACGGGGAAATGAGCCATGTAGTTACTGCAGTGAGAGCCGTGGATTTCCAAGGAAATATTAAAGAGTATGACGCATCTCACCTGGACTTTGCTTATCGTCATAGTGTATTCCACGATAATCATGAGGTTATTGGGGAAGTTATTATGACACTCAAACCAGGTGATAAGAATATCATTAAAGCTCGTATGGATGAGTTAACTGAAAAACGTGAATCCAAGCAACCTTTGGAATATGCTAGTGCAGGTTCAACCTTTAAACGCCCACCAGGGTACTTTGCAGGTACATTGATTGAACAAACAGGCCTAAAAGGGTTGTCTGTAGGTGATGCACAAGTATCCCACAAACATGCAGGCTTTGTCATTAATACAGGTAGTGCTAGTGCAAAGGACGTACTGGATCTGATTGCAGAAGTACAGCGTCGTGTGTACGATAGACATGGCGTACACCTTGAGCCCGAAGTACGTATGATTGGTGAAGACTAA
- a CDS encoding VWA-like domain-containing protein — protein sequence MQRNLDKDDIRDASDLLTHIDGWEKTGSYDAEAIEALDRWHAKRERIHREAEALYTQIYASYEAYVDSYEEQHHSMAPERIAADLMNHNMSDSHIGTIGRALEDVQVEGTDLSVMQQAIMTPAYEQRLWNILHDVNSLLLEEDQFFGYFYLQMTHRIRFDMASAFGINLKQGGYVLYVNPFILLRQSPDVMKDGIKREVLHIISAHLMRVKALSQDFHKTAVHMAMDMVVNDYLEHVDRDAVTVANVNARFGLLLKRFRTIEYYAKVIDNVMKEKPDLFVPIDNADTAVAMEFDPQTSHDIWDESDSIDTDTMDQITERYINEASKGDMEGYVKSLIDTFQKTRRALPWYFYLKKLMGKVASGYKKTTMRRNRRQPERLELSGTLRQHKANVWVALDMSGSITDVEFTNALEQVLQIVHAYNHRITVVECDNEVRRTYSMESVKDVKPRLDVRGATAFTPVFSLANQNRVDLLVYFTDGKGEERLREAPRGYKVLWVLTGENPQLSLHTPYGLVRELGYVGIDETQDIDEFVRMANRGGFSMANQEI from the coding sequence ATGCAACGAAACTTAGATAAGGATGATATACGTGATGCTTCGGATTTGCTGACTCATATCGATGGTTGGGAAAAGACGGGTTCTTATGATGCGGAAGCTATCGAGGCTCTTGATCGATGGCATGCGAAACGAGAGCGCATACATCGCGAAGCAGAGGCTTTGTATACGCAAATATACGCATCCTATGAGGCCTATGTAGATAGCTATGAAGAACAACATCATAGCATGGCGCCTGAACGTATAGCGGCTGATCTTATGAACCATAATATGTCGGATAGCCATATAGGTACTATCGGTCGTGCTCTTGAAGACGTACAAGTGGAGGGGACAGACCTTTCCGTTATGCAGCAAGCGATAATGACACCTGCCTATGAGCAACGGTTGTGGAACATATTACATGATGTAAACAGTCTGCTCCTTGAAGAGGACCAATTCTTTGGTTACTTTTACTTACAAATGACTCATCGCATTCGCTTTGATATGGCCAGTGCTTTTGGTATTAATCTTAAACAGGGCGGATATGTATTATATGTAAATCCCTTTATCTTGTTACGCCAATCGCCTGATGTGATGAAGGATGGTATTAAGCGTGAAGTTCTTCATATCATTTCTGCTCATTTGATGCGGGTAAAAGCACTGAGTCAAGACTTTCACAAAACAGCAGTTCATATGGCTATGGATATGGTCGTAAACGATTACCTTGAACATGTAGACCGTGATGCGGTAACGGTAGCCAATGTAAATGCGCGCTTTGGTTTGTTATTAAAGCGTTTCCGTACCATTGAATACTATGCGAAGGTTATTGATAATGTCATGAAAGAAAAACCGGATCTTTTTGTGCCTATCGATAATGCAGATACGGCGGTTGCTATGGAGTTTGATCCTCAAACTAGCCATGATATTTGGGATGAATCTGATTCTATTGATACAGACACGATGGACCAAATCACGGAGCGCTATATCAATGAAGCCTCAAAGGGTGATATGGAAGGCTATGTGAAAAGTCTTATCGATACATTCCAAAAAACGCGACGCGCTTTGCCGTGGTATTTTTATCTCAAAAAGCTAATGGGCAAGGTAGCGAGTGGATACAAAAAAACGACGATGCGTCGTAATCGTCGTCAACCTGAGCGTTTGGAGTTGTCTGGTACATTGCGCCAACATAAGGCAAATGTATGGGTAGCTCTCGACATGAGTGGTAGTATAACTGATGTAGAGTTTACGAATGCCTTAGAGCAAGTGTTACAAATCGTGCATGCTTATAACCATCGCATTACCGTTGTAGAATGTGATAATGAGGTGCGCCGCACCTATTCGATGGAATCCGTGAAGGATGTGAAGCCGCGCCTTGATGTGCGTGGTGCAACAGCCTTTACCCCTGTATTCTCTCTGGCTAATCAAAACCGTGTAGATTTACTTGTATACTTTACAGATGGCAAAGGGGAAGAGCGACTACGAGAGGCGCCAAGAGGCTATAAGGTGCTGTGGGTGTTGACCGGTGAGAACCCACAACTATCTTTGCATACCCCATACGGCCTGGTTCGTGAACTCGGCTATGTTGGTATTGATGAAACTCAAGATATTGATGAGTTTGTACGCATGGCTAACCGTGGGGGCTTTTCTATGGCAAATCAAGAGATTTAG
- a CDS encoding autotransporter outer membrane beta-barrel domain-containing protein, with amino-acid sequence MKLQRNVSAVMAALVLTGMTCSAFATEINATSDKAEELLGLTMGSPVQTQPEVKHIEDTLTVNVHGKSLTDTGKTKNVSGIYNGFGSQLTVDKDLIVRLKNDAPASKRELGHYYMSAVYAGYGGKVPRLSKDNPDRDYGDTNIHVKGNVDIDAIGVGLQANQRGHIIVDGGGRIITHPLETSDTYSVVAEEGDVYVNTGSDGKHPGSKELVAVGNVGLINKDYGRDPNHNETPTNIALAFTTPNSKLTGAVLNEYAESNKNPHNSGADIYLQNGGTWNNEWIGMERPTPKRERPSGDNAAYLYKGSKVRNLVGGSNPAAAGILHPIDARPITIQNYSGYVNAVYKAGVPASEKGKGNIVVEHAADNSHITLQGDGANLTNDDSYRKEIQALADKLQYTGNDKKLSTTVQINEGITRPGAVAELGADHFDSQGRLVVNDTTKINRANESSLVSGSKSALTSTAMAWKSNTNDLQRRLGDLRLANTNQGVWAKYIGGKSKITDGADAHMTYNGVQVGYDHKASNGWIFGGAIDYSTSSNSYTNGSGDGKLGGIALYGTKQHDDGRYLDIIARGNRLSNNYNLYTVGGQRLNGKYHTYGTSLSAEYGKRIKKQNGFYIDPSVEFIVGRLNGVSYDASVVGGGSMHVKADAMNSAVGRLGIGIGKETEKSNIFAKLALAHEFSGKANTTYSAPGNPTVQTTADLKDTWLDAEIGGSWSVRPSTYLYGTFTKNFGAIVENTWRIDAGIRHNF; translated from the coding sequence ATGAAATTACAACGAAATGTATCAGCTGTGATGGCTGCATTGGTATTAACTGGAATGACCTGCTCTGCATTTGCTACAGAAATTAATGCCACAAGCGATAAAGCGGAGGAATTGCTTGGCTTAACAATGGGGTCACCGGTACAAACACAACCAGAAGTTAAGCATATAGAAGATACCTTGACGGTTAATGTGCATGGTAAAAGCTTAACAGATACAGGTAAAACTAAAAATGTATCAGGTATTTATAATGGATTTGGATCACAATTGACGGTGGATAAAGATTTGATTGTACGCCTTAAAAATGATGCACCAGCCTCAAAAAGGGAACTCGGTCATTACTATATGAGCGCTGTGTATGCTGGTTACGGTGGTAAAGTGCCAAGACTCAGCAAGGACAATCCTGATAGAGATTATGGAGATACTAATATTCACGTCAAAGGCAATGTAGATATCGATGCTATCGGTGTTGGTTTACAAGCTAATCAACGTGGTCATATTATTGTTGATGGTGGTGGACGTATTATCACGCATCCTTTAGAAACTTCTGATACTTACTCTGTGGTGGCAGAAGAGGGTGATGTATACGTTAATACTGGCTCTGATGGTAAACATCCAGGGTCTAAAGAATTGGTCGCTGTTGGGAATGTAGGGTTAATTAATAAGGATTATGGACGTGATCCAAATCATAACGAAACGCCAACGAATATAGCATTAGCTTTTACAACACCTAATTCTAAACTTACGGGTGCTGTATTAAATGAATATGCTGAAAGCAATAAGAACCCTCATAATTCTGGTGCTGATATTTACTTACAAAATGGAGGGACTTGGAATAATGAATGGATTGGTATGGAGCGGCCTACCCCTAAAAGAGAACGTCCATCTGGGGATAATGCAGCATATCTATACAAGGGCAGTAAGGTTCGTAATCTCGTAGGTGGATCAAATCCAGCGGCAGCCGGTATCCTTCATCCTATCGATGCACGGCCTATTACAATTCAAAATTATAGCGGCTATGTGAATGCTGTTTATAAGGCCGGTGTTCCAGCTAGTGAAAAAGGAAAGGGGAATATTGTTGTTGAACATGCTGCAGATAATAGCCATATTACCTTGCAAGGCGATGGAGCTAATTTGACTAATGATGATAGCTACCGAAAGGAAATACAAGCCTTAGCTGATAAATTACAATATACTGGCAATGATAAAAAACTGAGCACAACAGTTCAAATCAATGAAGGGATTACTCGTCCAGGTGCTGTTGCAGAACTAGGTGCAGATCATTTTGACTCGCAGGGGCGTCTTGTTGTAAATGATACAACAAAGATTAATCGTGCTAATGAATCATCCTTAGTGAGTGGTTCAAAATCTGCTCTTACATCGACTGCTATGGCATGGAAGAGTAATACCAATGATTTACAACGCCGTTTAGGAGATCTTCGTTTAGCTAATACAAACCAAGGTGTATGGGCAAAATATATAGGCGGTAAATCTAAAATCACAGACGGTGCTGATGCACATATGACGTATAATGGGGTACAAGTCGGCTACGATCATAAGGCTTCTAATGGTTGGATTTTTGGCGGCGCTATTGATTATAGTACATCCAGTAATTCCTATACTAATGGCAGTGGTGATGGTAAACTTGGTGGCATTGCCTTGTACGGAACAAAACAACATGATGATGGTCGTTATTTAGATATCATTGCTCGTGGTAATCGTTTATCCAATAATTATAACCTTTATACTGTTGGTGGACAGCGGTTAAATGGCAAGTATCATACTTATGGTACATCATTGAGTGCTGAATACGGTAAGCGCATCAAGAAGCAAAATGGTTTCTACATCGATCCTAGTGTAGAATTTATTGTAGGCCGTTTGAATGGTGTATCCTATGATGCTTCTGTTGTCGGTGGTGGTTCTATGCATGTGAAAGCTGATGCTATGAACTCTGCTGTAGGCAGACTTGGTATTGGCATTGGGAAAGAAACAGAAAAATCCAATATCTTCGCTAAATTAGCATTAGCGCATGAATTCTCTGGTAAGGCAAATACAACATATTCCGCACCAGGCAATCCAACAGTACAAACAACAGCAGATTTGAAGGATACATGGCTTGATGCTGAAATTGGTGGGTCTTGGAGTGTCCGTCCTAGTACATATCTATATGGTACATTCACTAAAAACTTTGGTGCTATCGTAGAAAATACATGGCGCATTGATGCTGGGATACGACATAATTTTTAA
- a CDS encoding epoxyqueuosine reductase, which produces MNTLLAQEIHDKALACGYDDCGIVPLDALDFYKERMIKRLEDVPESKKVYAHSNAFLTLKENYPWAQSIVVCTEYFGAYKFPASLQKRYAKGLLLSLANIPDGVEVKQRRSFETWFNDKNIQFIGGETAKPTGVVPLRPASVAAGLGIYRKNNFFYGPKGSNYELVAYLIDQPCEYIRHLEIPPCPETCDLCQQKCKTKSLSAPFTMNPLTCVSYINTFGDGKLPEGVTEDMLEEWILGCDNCQDCCPFNKNHDWSIGKDYPGLDALELILQPEYILKASDKEIIEKLIPKFCFHLTDKQIPLLRKSAKRAIEHK; this is translated from the coding sequence ATGAATACTTTGTTGGCCCAAGAGATTCATGATAAAGCACTAGCATGTGGGTATGACGATTGTGGTATAGTACCTCTTGATGCACTTGATTTTTATAAAGAACGAATGATAAAGCGTTTAGAAGATGTACCTGAAAGTAAAAAGGTATATGCACATAGTAATGCCTTTTTAACATTGAAAGAAAACTATCCTTGGGCACAATCTATAGTGGTTTGTACTGAATATTTTGGAGCGTATAAGTTTCCTGCTTCGCTTCAAAAGCGATATGCAAAAGGCTTACTACTATCGTTAGCTAATATCCCTGATGGGGTCGAAGTCAAACAAAGGCGATCTTTTGAAACATGGTTCAATGATAAGAACATCCAATTTATTGGTGGTGAAACAGCAAAGCCTACTGGTGTTGTTCCTTTGCGCCCTGCTTCTGTAGCGGCAGGACTTGGAATTTATAGAAAAAACAATTTCTTTTATGGACCTAAAGGCTCTAATTATGAATTGGTAGCCTATTTAATTGATCAGCCTTGTGAGTATATTCGTCATCTAGAGATACCACCATGTCCAGAGACTTGCGATTTATGTCAGCAAAAGTGTAAAACGAAGTCTCTATCTGCACCTTTTACAATGAATCCATTAACCTGTGTATCTTATATCAATACCTTTGGTGATGGTAAATTGCCAGAAGGTGTGACAGAGGATATGTTGGAAGAGTGGATATTAGGTTGTGATAATTGCCAAGACTGCTGTCCGTTTAATAAAAATCATGATTGGAGTATAGGTAAAGATTATCCTGGGCTTGATGCATTAGAACTTATACTACAGCCAGAATATATTTTGAAAGCCTCTGATAAGGAGATTATAGAAAAGTTGATTCCTAAATTCTGTTTCCATTTAACAGATAAACAAATTCCGTTGTTGCGTAAATCTGCTAAGCGGGCGATAGAGCATAAATAG
- a CDS encoding metal-dependent hydrolase, which translates to MKTKLTYFGHACFMLTHGDVSMIFDPFLTGNTWDIAKKEDIKCQYIFVSHGHDDHYGDTDFIAKANDALVISTAEVAGKAAAAGCRTHAMHLGGKFDFEFGSVRMVPAFHGSGIPGGHAAGCIVDFYGDILYFAGDTALFSDMKLLNRFGEIDYALLPIGDNYTMGVEDAALAASYVKARISIPIHYKTWPVIDREPGVFTSLVEGKYNQTALIIDPGSSIELNS; encoded by the coding sequence ATGAAAACAAAACTAACTTATTTTGGTCACGCTTGCTTTATGCTCACACATGGCGATGTATCCATGATTTTCGATCCATTCTTGACCGGTAATACATGGGATATCGCTAAAAAAGAAGATATCAAATGCCAATATATCTTTGTCAGTCATGGTCATGATGATCACTATGGCGACACAGATTTTATTGCCAAAGCAAATGATGCACTCGTTATCTCTACTGCTGAAGTAGCGGGTAAAGCAGCAGCTGCCGGTTGTCGTACACACGCCATGCATTTAGGTGGCAAGTTCGACTTTGAATTCGGTTCTGTTCGAATGGTTCCTGCCTTCCACGGCTCTGGCATCCCTGGCGGTCACGCTGCAGGTTGTATCGTAGATTTCTACGGAGATATCCTATACTTCGCTGGTGATACAGCACTCTTTAGCGATATGAAATTATTAAATCGTTTTGGTGAAATTGATTACGCCCTTCTTCCTATCGGTGATAATTACACAATGGGGGTTGAAGATGCAGCTCTTGCTGCTTCTTATGTAAAAGCGCGTATTTCCATTCCTATTCACTACAAAACATGGCCCGTTATCGACCGCGAACCAGGTGTATTTACAAGTCTTGTAGAAGGTAAGTATAACCAAACAGCACTCATTATCGATCCAGGTTCTTCTATTGAGCTTAACAGCTAA
- a CDS encoding DUF4198 domain-containing protein, translating into MNKKILASLFAVGLAAGCVCSSVDAHGVFFANRLDEKALVLGEGPVDDAYSPEMVKSIIGLDNNGMVIPVQVIKHEKNVVVVPNDKLGITVTDFDYGYWTKDKDGKTVHKPITEVPGAQKSTHAIKYDVHYWNAEAKPFNNKDAFIQIIPSVNPLTLRKGDTYEIQVLKDGKPYANAPLIKDVINDLTNESKADENGKATVAVSANGLNVVGVEVGFPTQTKGEQNKYFSALSFIINPE; encoded by the coding sequence ATGAATAAGAAAATCTTAGCTTCTTTATTTGCAGTAGGTTTGGCTGCAGGTTGTGTGTGCTCTTCCGTTGATGCGCATGGCGTATTCTTTGCTAACCGCTTAGATGAAAAAGCGCTAGTACTTGGCGAAGGCCCTGTTGATGATGCATATAGCCCAGAAATGGTAAAAAGCATCATTGGTTTAGATAACAATGGTATGGTAATTCCTGTACAAGTTATTAAACATGAAAAAAATGTAGTAGTTGTACCAAATGATAAATTGGGCATTACAGTAACTGATTTTGACTATGGCTATTGGACAAAAGATAAAGATGGTAAAACAGTTCATAAACCAATTACAGAAGTACCAGGCGCTCAAAAAAGTACACATGCCATTAAATATGACGTTCACTACTGGAATGCAGAAGCAAAACCTTTCAATAATAAAGATGCTTTCATTCAAATCATTCCATCTGTTAACCCATTAACTCTTAGAAAAGGTGATACATATGAAATCCAAGTCTTGAAAGACGGTAAACCATATGCAAATGCACCTCTTATTAAAGACGTAATTAATGATCTTACTAACGAAAGCAAAGCTGATGAAAACGGTAAAGCAACTGTTGCAGTAAGTGCTAACGGCCTTAACGTAGTAGGCGTTGAAGTGGGCTTCCCAACTCAAACTAAAGGTGAGCAAAATAAATACTTCAGTGCATTGTCCTTCATCATCAATCCTGAATAA
- the trmL gene encoding tRNA (uridine(34)/cytosine(34)/5-carboxymethylaminomethyluridine(34)-2'-O)-methyltransferase TrmL, with product MEIVLYEPEIPGNTGNIARLCAANHMTLHLIKPLGFSIDDKHVKRAGLDYWHLVDVQVHENIQELYEKYPDRRYFYATTKAKHTHSEVKYEIGDMLVFGPETRGLPESLLDGKEDTCIRIPMVDEARSLNLSNAVAIIAYEGMRQLDYPDLKAEGNWIQSK from the coding sequence ATGGAAATAGTACTTTATGAGCCTGAAATTCCAGGTAATACAGGAAATATAGCGCGTTTATGCGCCGCCAATCATATGACCTTACATCTGATCAAACCCCTTGGTTTTTCTATTGATGACAAGCATGTAAAACGTGCTGGCCTTGATTACTGGCACTTGGTAGATGTACAGGTACATGAAAATATTCAAGAATTATATGAGAAATATCCTGATCGTAGATATTTCTATGCTACTACCAAAGCGAAGCATACTCATTCCGAGGTGAAATATGAAATTGGTGATATGCTTGTCTTTGGACCTGAAACAAGAGGGTTGCCTGAAAGTTTATTAGATGGTAAAGAGGATACATGCATTCGTATACCCATGGTAGATGAAGCACGTTCTTTGAACTTATCTAATGCGGTGGCAATCATAGCTTATGAAGGTATGCGCCAACTTGATTATCCAGACCTTAAGGCTGAAGGCAATTGGATTCAATCAAAATAA
- a CDS encoding YlbF family regulator — protein sequence MNYDKAHDLAHAMRESEEYKELMAAQEAVNADAVATGLVRTFMAQQMQWEYAKLSGAPEADELQKKQEELMPQIQENAAAAAYLQAQMRWSQISNDIYKIISEPITEGMKVLDHGEQQPQH from the coding sequence ATGAACTACGATAAAGCTCATGATTTAGCTCACGCAATGCGTGAATCCGAAGAGTACAAAGAATTAATGGCTGCTCAGGAAGCAGTGAACGCAGATGCAGTAGCAACGGGTTTGGTTCGCACATTTATGGCACAACAAATGCAGTGGGAATATGCTAAGTTGTCCGGTGCTCCAGAAGCAGATGAGTTGCAGAAGAAACAAGAGGAATTGATGCCTCAAATTCAAGAAAATGCTGCAGCGGCTGCTTATTTGCAAGCGCAAATGCGTTGGAGCCAGATTTCTAATGATATTTACAAAATCATTAGCGAACCAATCACTGAGGGGATGAAAGTGTTAGATCATGGCGAACAACAACCACAACATTAA
- the typA gene encoding translational GTPase TypA — MIRENLRNVAIIAHVDHGKTTLVDALLKQSHVFRENEKVAERVMDSNDLERERGITILSKNTAVMHDGIKINIVDTPGHADFGGEVERVLNMVDGVLLLVDAYEGPMPQTKYVLRKALEQKLKPIVVINKIDRPDQRVKEVEDEVLELFMELEADDDQLDFPVVYASARSGVSKTNWDDEAVNMEPLFKTLIDEIPAPQGDMEGPLQFMVTTLDYDNFIGKIAVGRIVRGKMKTNQQVAIMNGESTRKAKIGRVYTYNGLNRVETDEAEMGDIIAFAGIDDINIGETVADAENPEALPSISIDEPTLSMVFSVNNSPFAGREGEFVTSRHLRDRLFREVETNVSMKVEETDSADAFKVSGRGELHLAVLIETMRREGYELQVGKPRVIFKTINDQLCEPLEALTIDVPQEFMGTVMENLGQRKAELTNMVELAGYLRMEFVVPARGLIGFRAQFLTATKGNGIMNHVFHGYAPYKGEIPSRTRGALVAFENGETTPYGLNSVQDRGTLFVGPNQDVYAGQVIGENTRELDMDVNPCKKKHVTNMRSSSSDEAVRLTPPRIFSLEQALEWINDDELVEVTPESIRMRKTILDRNARAKAAKNKK; from the coding sequence ATGATTCGCGAAAATCTTCGTAATGTAGCGATTATCGCCCACGTTGACCATGGTAAAACTACTTTGGTGGACGCATTATTAAAACAAAGCCATGTGTTCCGTGAAAATGAAAAAGTAGCAGAACGCGTAATGGACTCCAACGACTTGGAACGTGAACGCGGTATTACTATTTTGTCTAAAAACACTGCTGTAATGCATGATGGTATTAAAATCAACATCGTTGATACTCCAGGCCATGCTGACTTCGGCGGCGAAGTGGAACGCGTACTTAACATGGTTGACGGCGTATTGCTTCTCGTAGATGCTTACGAAGGTCCAATGCCTCAAACTAAATACGTTTTGCGTAAAGCCTTAGAACAAAAATTGAAACCAATCGTAGTTATCAATAAAATCGACCGTCCTGACCAACGCGTTAAAGAGGTTGAAGATGAAGTTCTTGAATTATTCATGGAACTTGAAGCTGATGATGATCAACTCGACTTCCCTGTAGTATACGCATCTGCTCGTTCAGGTGTGTCCAAAACTAATTGGGATGATGAAGCTGTAAACATGGAGCCGTTATTCAAAACATTGATCGATGAAATTCCTGCACCACAAGGTGATATGGAAGGTCCTCTTCAATTTATGGTAACTACACTTGATTACGATAACTTCATCGGTAAAATCGCCGTAGGTCGTATCGTTCGCGGTAAAATGAAAACCAACCAACAAGTGGCTATCATGAATGGTGAAAGTACTCGTAAAGCGAAAATCGGTCGTGTGTACACATACAATGGCTTAAACCGTGTTGAAACTGATGAAGCTGAAATGGGTGATATCATTGCATTCGCTGGTATTGACGATATCAACATCGGCGAAACAGTAGCAGATGCTGAAAATCCTGAAGCATTACCATCCATCTCCATCGACGAACCAACATTGTCCATGGTATTCTCCGTAAATAACTCTCCATTCGCAGGCCGTGAAGGTGAATTTGTTACATCCCGTCACTTGCGTGATCGTTTGTTCCGCGAAGTAGAAACTAATGTATCCATGAAAGTAGAAGAAACTGATTCTGCAGATGCGTTCAAAGTATCTGGTCGTGGCGAATTGCATTTGGCAGTATTGATTGAAACTATGCGTCGTGAAGGCTACGAATTACAAGTAGGTAAACCTCGCGTAATCTTCAAAACTATTAACGACCAATTGTGTGAACCACTTGAAGCATTGACTATCGACGTGCCTCAAGAATTCATGGGAACCGTAATGGAAAACCTTGGTCAACGTAAAGCTGAGTTGACTAATATGGTTGAATTAGCTGGTTACCTTCGCATGGAGTTCGTAGTTCCTGCTCGTGGTTTGATTGGTTTCCGTGCCCAATTCTTAACAGCTACAAAAGGTAATGGTATTATGAACCATGTATTCCATGGTTATGCACCATATAAAGGTGAAATTCCTTCCCGTACACGTGGTGCTTTGGTAGCATTCGAAAATGGCGAAACTACTCCATATGGTTTGAACTCTGTTCAAGACCGTGGTACATTGTTCGTTGGCCCTAACCAAGACGTGTATGCAGGCCAAGTTATCGGTGAAAATACACGTGAACTTGATATGGATGTTAACCCATGTAAGAAAAAACATGTTACCAACATGCGTTCTAGCTCCTCTGATGAAGCGGTACGCTTGACTCCACCTCGTATCTTCTCCTTGGAACAAGCTCTTGAGTGGATCAACGATGACGAACTTGTTGAAGTAACACCTGAAAGCATTCGTATGCGTAAAACAATCCTTGATCGCAACGCACGTGCGAAAGCAGCAAAGAATAAAAAATAA
- the moaC gene encoding cyclic pyranopterin monophosphate synthase MoaC, whose product MDLTHFDQDGNAWMVDVSDKDITTRTAVAEGFIAINDAIYERIEAGTIKKGDVLSVAQLAAIMGAKQTSNLIPLCHPLALTKVEVHCTLVDGESPACTDATHNRAVKVRATVKTTGKTGVEMEALTAVQVGLLTVYDMCKAIDKGMIIGPTYLVEKEGGKSGHFVRSFVE is encoded by the coding sequence ATGGATTTAACACATTTTGATCAAGATGGAAATGCTTGGATGGTAGATGTATCAGATAAGGATATTACAACTCGTACTGCCGTGGCAGAAGGTTTTATTGCTATTAATGATGCCATTTATGAGCGCATCGAGGCGGGAACAATAAAAAAAGGGGATGTTCTTAGTGTGGCTCAATTAGCAGCTATTATGGGTGCGAAGCAGACGAGTAATCTCATTCCCCTTTGTCATCCATTGGCATTAACTAAAGTTGAGGTGCATTGTACTCTTGTTGATGGTGAAAGTCCTGCTTGTACAGATGCTACACATAATCGTGCTGTTAAGGTTCGGGCTACCGTAAAAACGACAGGAAAGACAGGTGTTGAAATGGAAGCACTTACAGCGGTTCAAGTAGGACTTTTAACAGTCTACGATATGTGTAAAGCTATTGATAAAGGGATGATTATAGGTCCTACATATCTTGTAGAAAAAGAAGGCGGGAAAAGTGGACATTTTGTCCGTTCCTTTGTAGAATAA